The following are encoded in a window of Sphaerisporangium siamense genomic DNA:
- a CDS encoding Rieske 2Fe-2S domain-containing protein, translating to MTSLHTAGDDEIRVIEAAPPPARYARGWHCLGLADEFRDGKPHKIEAFGTKLVVFADSAGELKVLNAYCPHMGGDLSQGEIKGDTIACPFHDWRWAGNGRCTSIPYARRVPPRARTRTWLTLERNAQLFVWHDPQGNPPPPEVTIPEIAAVGTSEWTAWTWNRIKIEGSNCREIVDNVVDMAHFFYIHYAFPTYFKNVFEGHIAAQNMNSRARPDVQLGTNYSGDKTDGRSEAAYYGPSYMIDYLWNTVGDQTIESVLINCHYPVSPTGFVLQWGAMVKKPQGVSDEQAQAMAEGFAAGVETGFLQDVEIWKNKAKIDNPLLCEEDGPVYQLRRWYDQFYVDVEDVTPEMTQRFEFEIDTERANQFWQKEVDDNIANGRTVIASTPS from the coding sequence ATGACGTCGCTACACACCGCCGGTGACGACGAGATTCGCGTGATCGAGGCGGCCCCGCCCCCGGCGCGCTACGCGCGGGGCTGGCACTGTCTCGGCCTGGCGGACGAGTTCCGGGACGGCAAACCGCACAAGATCGAGGCGTTCGGCACCAAGCTGGTGGTGTTCGCCGACAGCGCCGGTGAACTGAAGGTGCTCAACGCCTACTGCCCGCACATGGGCGGCGACCTCAGCCAGGGGGAGATCAAGGGCGACACGATCGCCTGCCCCTTCCACGACTGGCGCTGGGCGGGAAATGGCCGCTGCACCAGCATCCCCTACGCCCGCCGGGTGCCGCCGCGGGCGCGCACCAGGACGTGGCTGACGCTGGAGCGCAACGCGCAGCTCTTCGTCTGGCACGACCCGCAGGGCAACCCGCCCCCGCCGGAGGTGACGATCCCGGAGATCGCCGCCGTGGGCACGTCCGAGTGGACCGCGTGGACGTGGAACCGGATCAAGATCGAGGGCTCCAACTGCCGGGAGATCGTCGACAACGTCGTGGACATGGCCCACTTCTTCTATATTCACTACGCGTTCCCGACGTACTTCAAGAACGTCTTCGAAGGGCACATCGCCGCGCAGAACATGAACAGCCGGGCCCGGCCCGACGTCCAGCTCGGCACGAACTACTCCGGCGACAAGACCGACGGGCGTTCGGAGGCGGCGTACTACGGGCCGTCGTACATGATCGACTACCTGTGGAACACCGTGGGGGACCAGACGATCGAGTCCGTGCTGATCAACTGCCACTACCCGGTGTCGCCGACCGGCTTCGTGCTCCAGTGGGGCGCGATGGTCAAGAAGCCGCAGGGCGTCTCCGACGAGCAGGCGCAGGCGATGGCGGAGGGCTTCGCGGCGGGCGTGGAGACGGGCTTCCTGCAGGACGTGGAGATCTGGAAGAACAAGGCCAAGATCGACAACCCGCTGCTGTGCGAGGAGGACGGCCCCGTCTACCAGCTGCGCCGCTGGTACGACCAGTTCTACGTCGATGTCGAGGACGTCACCCCGGAGATGACCCAGCGGTTCGAGTTCGAGATCGACACCGAGCGGGCCAACCAGTTCTGGCAGAAAGAAGTCGACGACAACATCGCCAACGGCCGGACCGTCATCGCCTCGACCCCGTCCTAG